The Gemmatimonadota bacterium nucleotide sequence TCCAGCCCCTGGCCGACGGCATCAAGAACCTGCTTAAGGAAGAGACGTACCCGCGCGAGGCGTCGCGCAGCTACTTCGTGCTGGCGCCGATACTCTCGATTGTGCCCGCGCTGGTGACTTTCGCCGTTATTCCTTTTGCCGCGCCGCTGCCCACGCGCTGGGGCCTGGTCCCCATGATCGTGGCCGACCTGCCCATCGGCATCCTTTACATCCTGGCGCTGAGCAGCCTGGGCGTGTACGGGATCGTTATGGCCGGCTGGTCCTCGAACAACAAGTACGCTTTCCTGGGCGGGCTGCGGTCCAGCGCCCAGATGATGAGCTACGAGGTGGCGCTGGGGATGAGTCTGATCCCGGTGTTCATGCTGGTAGGCAACGTGACGCTGCCCCAGGTGGTCTGGGCGCAGCAGGAGGAGCTGGGACTGTGGCTGGCGTTTCCCCTCGGGCTCGCGTTCTTCATCTTCGTGGCCGCGGCGTTCGCCGAGACGAACCGGCTGCCCTTCGACCTGCCCGAGGCGGAGTCGGAGCTGATCACGGGGTACCACACGGAGTACTCGTCCATGAAGTTCAGCATGTTCTTCATTGCCGAGTACTCGAACTTGCTCACCGCTTCGGCGCTCATGGCCACGCTGTTTCTGGGCGGCTGGGACATTCCCTTCTGGACGGGGGACGACATGGTGCTGGTCGCGCCCGGCGTGGTGAGCGGCTCCGCGCCAGCCGCGTGGACAACGCTGCTTACGCTGGTCGCGTTCGCCGCCAAGACCGGATTC carries:
- the nuoH gene encoding NADH-quinone oxidoreductase subunit NuoH, which codes for MHDVGALSQAAFLIVSAIMVVAVFTTVMVAVAFFTLLERRLAAWIQDRRGPNRVGPYGLLQPLADGIKNLLKEETYPREASRSYFVLAPILSIVPALVTFAVIPFAAPLPTRWGLVPMIVADLPIGILYILALSSLGVYGIVMAGWSSNNKYAFLGGLRSSAQMMSYEVALGMSLIPVFMLVGNVTLPQVVWAQQEELGLWLAFPLGLAFFIFVAAAFAETNRLPFDLPEAESELITGYHTEYSSMKFSMFFIAEYSNLLTASALMATLFLGGWDIPFWTGDDMVLVAPGVVSGSAPAAWTTLLTLVAFAAKTGFFVFLYMWVRWTVPRFRYDQVMHLGWKVLIPAVLLYIGLVGTSMLVIEELGIPFGPGYGWILTAVNLGAMAVFFLLLDRDRGIAGAATRRASRGEPLRQPALATAGAPGLGASAGGGEE